A single region of the Vicia villosa cultivar HV-30 ecotype Madison, WI linkage group LG4, Vvil1.0, whole genome shotgun sequence genome encodes:
- the LOC131596025 gene encoding scarecrow-like protein 1, producing the protein MSLIISSELADASYRNAKLYSLKGTDVAPGLSSHNFVPDKHRSMYMDDPYSSESYEKYFLDSPTEELVEPSSSGVSGNSIHAECDSYQIRASSGTSVVTDNPFDTYVSSTRLRGDYQSNFESDLLENESPDCFEFDGEMRLKLQELERALLSDNNDDCDDDDEENMFRTVQSMDIDPDLADCANLVQNMSHHDSPKECLSSDSNLSSSSCTKEISQISPRTPKQLLYECASALSEGNEGKASAMIDDLRQMVSINGDPSERIAAYMVEGLAARLASSGKCIYKALKCKEPPSSDRLASMQILFEVCPCFKFGFIAANGAIAEAIKDDKRVHIIDFDINQGSQYITLIQTLASRPGKPPFVRLTGVDDPESVQRSVGGLSIIGQRLEKLAEILGLPFEFRAVASSSSIVTPSMLNCRPGEAIVVNFAFQLHHMRDESVSTVNERDQLLRMVKSLKPKLVTVVEQDVNTNTSPFLPRFVEAYNYYSAVFESLDATLPRESQDRVNVERQCLARDIVNIIACEGEERIERYEVAGKWRARMRMAGFISSPMSTNVEEAIRELIRQYCDKYKIKEEMGALHFGWEDKNLIVASAWK; encoded by the coding sequence ATGTCGTTGATTATATCTTCGGAGTTGGCTGATGCATCGTACAGGAATGCCAAACTATACTCGCTAAAGGGAACTGATGTTGCACCTGGTTTGTCCTCCCATAATTTCGTTCCAGATAAGCACAGAAGCATGTACATGGATGATCCTTACTCGAGTGAGAGTTATGAAAAATACTTCCTTGATTCTCCTACAGAAGAACTGGTAGAACCGTCGAGTTCTGGTGTATCGGGAAATTCGATTCACGCTGAGTGTGATTCTTACCAGATTAGAGCTAGTTCTGGGACTTCTGTGGTCACTGATAACCCGTTTGATACTTATGTTTCATCGACAAGGCTTCGTGGTGACTATCAGTCGAACTTTGAATCGGATTTATTGGAAAACGAGAGCCCGGATTGCTTTGAGTTTGATGGTGAAATGCGATTGAAATTGCAAGAACTGGAGAGGGCGTTGCTTAGTGACAATAATGAtgattgtgatgatgatgatgaggaaaaCATGTTTAGAACTGTACAAAGCATGGACATTGATCCTGACTTAGCCGATTGTGCCAATCTCGTTCAGAACATGTCACATCATGACTCGCCGAAGGAATGTTTGTCATCAGATTCAAATCTTAGTAGCAGCAGTTGCACCAAAGAAATCTCACAAATCTCTCCTCGGACGCCGAAGCAGTTACTTTATGAATGTGCTAGTGCACTTTCAGAAGGAAATGAAGGAAAAGCCTCGGCTATGATAGATGATCTCAGGCAGATGGTTTCGATTAATGGAGATCCTTCCGAAAGAATTGCGGCCTACATGGTGGAAGGGCTAGCGGCTCGTTTGGCTTCATCTGGAAAATGTATTTATAAAGCTTTGAAATGCAAGGAACCTCCTTCTTCCGATCGTCTAGCATCAATGCAGATCCTATTCGAGGTGTGCCCGTGTTTTAAATTTGGATTTATCGCAGCAAATGGTGCTATTGCTGAGGCTATTAAAGACGATAAGAGGGTTCACATAATAGATTTTGATATCAACCAAGGAAGCCAATATATAACCCTTATACAAACACTTGCTTCTAGGCCAGGTAAGCCGCCTTTTGTGAGATTGACCGGCGTTGACGATCCTGAATCCGTGCAACGATCTGTTGGAGGCCTGAGTATCATAGGACAAAGGCTTGAAAAGCTTGCAGAAATACTCGGATTGCCATTTGAGTTCCGAGCCGTAGCATCAAGTTCTTCAATTGTTACTCCATCAATGCTGAACTGTCGTCCCGGGGAAGCAATCGTGGTGAACTTTGCATTCCAGCTTCATCACATGCGCGACGAAAGTGTATCAACGGTAAACGAACGGGACCAGCTTCTCCGCATGGTTAAGAGCCTTAAACCAAAACTTGTAACAGTCGTGGAACAAGACGTGAACACAAACACTTCCCCATTTCTCCCTAGATTCGTCGAAGCCTACAATTACTACTCTGCTGTGTTTGAGTCCCTCGACGCCACTCTTCCGAGAGAGAGCCAAGATAGAGTGAATGTTGAAAGGCAATGCTTGGCAAGGGACATTGTGAATATCATCGCGTGCGAAGGCGAGGAGAGGATAGAACGGTATGAAGTAGCTGGAAAATGGAGGGCAAGGATGAGAATGGCAGGATTCATTTCATCACCAATGAGTACAAATGTGGAAGAAGCAATTAGGGAACTCATTAGGCAGTACTGTGACAAGTACAAGATAAAAGAGGAAATGGGAGCACTTCATTTTGGATGGGAAGACAAAAACTTGATTGTTGCTTCAGCTTGGAAGTAA